One segment of Lactuca sativa cultivar Salinas unplaced genomic scaffold, Lsat_Salinas_v11 Lsat_1_v11_unplaced_19, whole genome shotgun sequence DNA contains the following:
- the LOC111900255 gene encoding uncharacterized protein LOC111900255, whose protein sequence is MDITKEREDMEEINHFSHKNHPLKLVNSETIDNAGLENRGGGGVIGCYACQKPISSSGFAYACMPCRHFMHKACAQLPLTINLPSLYEHPLTLRDRGPVKDFRSWTCDVCCNVNLGRGFYYNFRKPEDNFKFNACIDCCVVEIGRKVEADVIKEGTRIKIEHEGHPQHTLSLQLRPAAFLCDACNTEDKGLFYLCDSCGFWIHKTCASLAPTIHRPHHHPNHPLTLVYSLPEKFYKFSFYCEFCNIYIRRNDWLYHCENCRYFCHIKCALNAELPSTPRDGPSTSIADEEVDNLLQFPMSNAFTNPLKLLHSGMIAPDDDDDADRKTMINHWSHRHPLFLNVKHQADMSGCSSDRLEIRTSTSSTSFASLDVATCVYLSMQWLFQRWQQFFLPVSNLQVLPLCQLCISTQKHQT, encoded by the exons ATGGATATCACAAAAGAGAGAGAAGATATGGAAGagattaatcattttagtcataaaaATCATCCATTAAAGCTTGTCAACTCAGAGACGATTGATAATGCTGGTTTGGAGAatcgtggtggtggtggtgtaatAGGTTGCTATGCATGTCAAAAACCTATATCATCAAGTGGCTTTGCATATGCTTGCATGCCATGTCGTCACTTTATGCATAAAGCATGCGCACAGCTTCCGCTCACTATCAATCTGCCTTCCTTGTATGAGCATCCTCTAACGCTACGGGATCGCGGACCTGTAAAAGATTTCAGATCTTGGACTTGTGATGTTTGTTGTAATGTAAACCTAGGTAGGGGGTTTTATTATAATTTTAGAAAACCAGAGGACAACTTTAAGTTTAATGCTTGCATAGATTGTTGTGTTGTTGAGATTGGTCGCAAGGTGGAAGCTGATGTTATCAAGGAGGGGACAAGGATCAAGATTGAACATGAAGGTCATCCACAACACACTTTATCCCTTCAGTTAAGACCCGCTGCATTCCTGTGTGATGCTTGTAACACTGAGGATAAAGGTTTGTTCTATCTTTGCGACAGTTGTGGCTTTTGGATCCACAAGACTTGTGCTTCCTTAGCCCCTACCATCCATCGACCGCATCATCACCCTAATCACCCACTCACTCTGGTCTATTCTCTTCCAGAAAAATTCTATAAATTCTCTTTTTATTGCGAATTTTGCAACATTTACATCCGACGGAATGATTGGTTGTACCATTGTGAAAACTGTAGATATTTTTGCCATATCAAATGCGCCTTAAATGCAGAGCTACCTTCTACTCCAAG AGATGGTCCAAGTACTTCCATTGCTGATGAAGAGGTAGATAATTTGCTGCAATTTCCCATGTCAAATGCATTTACAAATCCATTGAAACTACTACACTCTGGAATGATAGCAccagatgatgacgatgatgctgaTCGAAAAACTATGATTAACCATTGGAGTCATCGTCATCCATTATTTCTTAATGTCAAACATCAAGCTGACATGTCTGGTTGTAGTAGTGATCGATTAGAG ATTAGAACATCTACTTCATCCACCTCATTTGCTTCACTTGACGTTGCAACATGCGTCTATCTatcaatgcaatggttgtttcaGCGGtggcaacaattttttttaccaGTGTCAAACTTGCAAGTTCTACCTCTGTGTCAACTGTGCATTTCTACCCAAAAGCATCAAACATAA